The following proteins are co-located in the Pseudomonas fluorescens genome:
- a CDS encoding TIGR03749 family integrating conjugative element protein has translation MMRRLLIIGLLILNFCGLANAVEILRWDRIPLALPLIVGQERIVFVDQNVRVGLPRNLVDKLRVQSTGGALYLLAKEPIPPTRLQLQNMSSGEIMLVDIIATEGKPNQAAPEPAKIVAGEGPSPRYGQASSKPTTSRAPATMSEPNVQDEDPPTPRRETPIPVVITRYAAQMLYAPLRTVEPVDGIAQVNLKRGLNLTTLLPTLPVEASALGAWRLDDYWVTAVKLRNTSTQQLALDPRDLMGDFTTATFQHPYLGIKGDASDTTTVYLVTRGHGLAESLLPATVSQIDPKGGRREE, from the coding sequence ATGATGCGTCGGCTGCTGATTATCGGATTACTGATTCTCAACTTCTGCGGGCTGGCCAACGCCGTTGAAATTTTACGCTGGGACCGAATTCCACTGGCACTGCCTTTGATCGTCGGCCAGGAACGCATTGTCTTTGTCGACCAAAATGTTCGAGTGGGTCTGCCCCGGAATTTGGTTGATAAGCTGCGCGTCCAGAGCACGGGTGGCGCACTGTACCTTCTGGCCAAAGAACCCATACCTCCGACTCGCCTGCAGCTCCAAAATATGAGCAGTGGCGAAATCATGTTGGTGGACATCATCGCTACAGAAGGCAAACCAAATCAGGCTGCGCCCGAGCCTGCAAAAATTGTTGCCGGTGAAGGTCCCTCGCCTCGTTACGGGCAGGCCAGCTCTAAGCCAACGACCAGTCGCGCTCCGGCCACCATGTCGGAGCCCAACGTTCAAGACGAGGATCCGCCGACGCCTCGCCGTGAGACGCCTATCCCTGTGGTCATTACACGCTATGCCGCACAGATGCTATATGCCCCTCTGCGCACCGTTGAGCCTGTAGACGGTATCGCCCAGGTCAATCTTAAGCGGGGCCTTAACCTCACCACTTTGCTCCCGACGTTGCCGGTCGAGGCCTCTGCATTAGGAGCGTGGCGGTTAGACGACTACTGGGTGACGGCAGTGAAACTGCGCAACACCAGCACTCAGCAACTTGCACTGGATCCTCGGGATCTGATGGGGGACTTCACAACGGCGACGTTTCAGCACCCGTACCTCGGCATCAAGGGTGATGCAAGTGACACCACAACGGTTTATCTGGTGACACGCGGCCATGGTTTGGCCGAATCGTTACTGCCGGCGACCGTCAGCCAGATCGATCCGAAAGGAGGCCGCCGTGAAGAGTAA
- a CDS encoding PFL_4703 family integrating conjugative element protein — protein sequence MTYRKKVDAQLSHINSLRLVIGLLIALGLYMAYGWQSAPRDLTIHVPPDLRSGSTRQWWDVPPESVYAFGLYIFQQMNRWPVDGETDYEDNIARLGGYLTPSCKAYLQKDFELRRNSGELRKRERGVFEIPGRGITDTSEQHVEQHSINDWTVNLDITADEHYGGERVKRALARYPLHIIRSDVDPEKNPFGLAWDCYSSNPQRIEVSAEPARSGGK from the coding sequence ATGACTTATCGAAAAAAAGTGGACGCCCAACTGTCCCATATCAACAGCCTGCGCCTGGTCATTGGCCTACTGATTGCCCTGGGTCTTTACATGGCCTACGGCTGGCAGAGCGCGCCGCGTGATCTGACTATTCATGTGCCGCCTGACCTCCGGTCGGGCAGCACCCGTCAGTGGTGGGATGTCCCCCCAGAGTCTGTGTATGCCTTTGGGTTGTATATCTTCCAGCAAATGAATCGTTGGCCTGTCGACGGGGAAACCGACTACGAGGATAACATCGCCCGTTTGGGTGGATACCTGACGCCTAGTTGCAAAGCTTATCTGCAAAAAGACTTCGAACTGCGCCGCAACAGCGGGGAATTACGCAAGCGCGAACGTGGTGTATTTGAAATACCAGGTCGAGGCATAACCGATACCTCGGAGCAGCATGTCGAGCAGCACAGTATCAACGACTGGACGGTGAACTTGGATATCACTGCCGACGAGCATTACGGAGGTGAGCGTGTAAAAAGAGCTCTGGCTCGCTACCCCTTGCACATCATTCGTTCCGACGTTGATCCCGAAAAAAATCCTTTTGGCTTGGCTTGGGACTGCTACAGCAGTAACCCTCAGCGCATCGAAGTCTCCGCAGAACCTGCCCGTTCGGGAGGTAAATGA